In the Acidimicrobiales bacterium genome, CCGAAATCCTCTTCCGCGTCATCTCGACCAGGCCGAGCTCGGAGATGTCGAATACCTGGGTGCGGGTCTTGTCCCGTGCGAGAGCCGCCCGGAACCTCTTCACCACCTCGGCCCGGTTGCCGGCAATCTCCATGTCGATGAAGTCGATCACGATGATCCCGCCGATGTCGCGGAGTCGAAGCTGGCGGGCGATCTCGTCGGTGGCCTCAAGGTTGTTCCTGAATACGGTCTCCTCAAGGTTTGACGTGCCGACGTTCTTGCCGGTGTTCACGTCGATCACGGTGAGGGCTTCGGTCCGCTCGATGATCAACGACCCTCCGGATGGGAGCCAAACCTTCCGGTCGAGCGCCTTATGGATCTGCTCGTGCACGTGGTAACGCTCGAACACCGGCAGCGGATCTTCCGCCTCGCCCGCCCACTCCACCCTGTCGGCCAGCTCTGGGTTGATGCTCGAGACGTAGTCGCGGACTTCTTCGTAGAGAGCACGGTCGTCGATGACCACGCCGCGGTAGTCCTTGTTGAACTCCTCGCGGATCACCCGCACCGCCATGTCCGGCTCGCGATACAGGAGTGCAGGGGTGCGCGACGTCTTCGCAAGCTCGTCGATTTTTTCCCACTGCTGACAAAGCCTCGCGACGTCGCGCCGTAGCTCGTCCGCGGTAGCACCCTCGGCGGCGGTCCGAACGATCAGCCCGTGGCCGGTCGGGCGGATGTCATCGAGGATCTTGCGGAGACGTTTCCTCTCCTCGTCGGGCAGGCGCTTCGATATGCCGTACGTGTCGCTGTTCGGGATCAGGACGACGAAGCGCCCCGGCAGCGACACCTCCTGCGTCAGCCGTGCGCCCTTGGTCCCGATCGGGTTCTTGGTGACCTGGCAGAGGATGGTCTGGCCGGTCTTCAGGAGCTGCTCGATGCGGGCGTCGCGGGCGGCGCCGGCGAGTTGCCCGCGCGTGGGCGAGGATGCGCCGGCTTCGGTCGGCTCGAGGTCTTCCTTGTCGTAGCGAACGTCGCCGCGGTAGAGGACCGCGTTCTTCGGGGTCCCGATATCGATGAACGCCGCTTCCATTCCAGGGAGGACGTTCTGGACCCTGCCGAGGTAGATGTTTCCGTCGATCTGGGTTGCGTCGTCTGCTGCGCGCGAGACGTAATGCTCGATGAGCGACCGCCCTTCGAGAACGGCGATCTGAGTGGCCGAGGGACCCTTGTGTACCACCATGAGGTAGCGGCCGACCGGACGTCCCTTTCGTTCGCGGCCTCGGCGCTTCTCCCTTGTCTCGTCATCGAGTTCGACCGCCTCGTCGACCAGGACTGCCTCGACCGGACGGTGCTCACCCTGCGGGCCGCGTCCCCTGGATCCGCGGCGCCGCCGGCGGGACCGCGCACCTTCGGCGGATTCGGGCTCGCCGTTCTGACGACTGGACACCGGGGGTGCCGATCGCGGGGGCGGCGCCGGCCGGGTGTCGCCGATCTTCGGTTTGGCCGGAGGGTCGGCGGCAACCACCGGGCCGGGCGGCACCCCAGTCAGGTCAGGAGGCGAAGTTGCTTCCGCGGCTGTCGTGGTGCTCTCCGCCTCATTGGAGCGATCTTCGCCGCCCGAATCTTCGCTTTGCGCGGTGGTCGCGCGGTCCGAGCTCCGATTCCGGTTGCGCCCGCCGCGAGACCCGCGGCGACGCCTCCTCGCGCTGTTCGAGGAAGTTCCAGGAGTGCTGCTACTGCCGCCTTCCTGCTCGGGGGGCTGGGCTCCCCGATCTGAACTCGAGTGTTCGTGCCCGTAGTCGTCTGGGCGGGCCGACGCAGAGTCGGTCATGGTCGATTTCCCTTCTCATGACGCACGCACCTCGGCGTGCCGCGCGCCGATCGCGCCGGAGCGGCCCTCGATCACGAGTGGCTCGGTCCGGGCGCCGTCGCGCCAAATCCATTGGTGAAGCCTCCGGGGAAGGCGTTCCTCCAGTCCGGGGCCCAAGGCGAGGGTCACCTCGGAGGGCCGGATGGACCTGGGCTGGCAGGCAAGTTCGCCGACCAGCCAGAAGCCGCCGGAGTCGGAGAGACCATCAGGTCCCTCCATGACATTCGAGGGACCAGCGGGTCCCTCCATGACATTCGAGCGACCAGCGGGTCCCTCGAGTTTGATGCTGATGATGCTCGGCCGGATGTCGTCGGTCTGTTCCGCGCCCTTGCGGGAACGCGTGACCGGCAATTCGGTCGCCTCCATACAGCGGGCAACCCGCGCCTCTAGGTCCTCGCCGCTGACGGGATTCGCTCCTTCGGAGGGGACCACCGCCCACCGCCAAGTGCACGAGGTGACCTCCTCTTGGAGCGATGGCGTGCCCGCAGGGATGACCTGTGCTGCGCTGGCTTCGACACCTTCTGGCAGCGCCGCAGACAACCGGTGAGGCAAGGCTGCGACGTCGATTTTCCCCACCAACTCGACGTCGATGTACTCGGCCACTGATTCGTAGCCGGTGGGAAGGGCCAAGCCGAAGCTGACCTTGGGACGAGGTGAGAAGCCTTCGCTGTACGCCAGCGGAAGCTTGATCCTGCGGAACGCCCGCTCCCACATGCGGGCCACGTCCCGGTGACTTGTCCAACGAATCTTGCCGGTCTTTGCAAAACGGATCCGAACCCGGATCCGCTCGGAGGCGGCTACCGCGCTCACGACCGCGCCCCCGCTCCAACGGTGGGGCGAAGGAACACAGGAACGTCCCCGCCCGAACCGAGGTCCTGACCCGTGCCCTGGCTGCCACCCGCCGGCGCCACCGCCGACGCCACCACGTGCTCGATCCCGTATCCGGTGCACGCCCCGCAGTCGTAACAAGGAGTCCACCGGCAGTCCGGCGTTCCCGACGCCTCGAGCGCGTCCTCCCACTCCTGCCACAGGAAGTCGTCGTGCAACCCGGCCGAAATGTGGTCCCACGGGAGAACTTCGCCCCGTTCGCGATGACGGTGCACGTACCAGTCGATGGACAGGCCGTGCGCCTCCATCGCGTCGCGCCACAGATCGAGCGAAAACATCTCCGACCACTCTTGGAACGTCCCGCCCCGCCGCCAGACCTCTTCGATCACCGCTCCTACACGGCGGTCGCCCCGGCTGGCGATTCCCTCGGCGAGCGACGCTTCGGGGTCATGCCAGCGAAGCTGCACGCCTTTGTCCCCGCGGGTCGCAGAGCGAAGAAGACCGATCTTGCGGCGCAGCTCCTCGGGGGTGTTCTGCCCGAACCACTGGAACGGCGTCTGCGGCTTGGGGACGAAACCACCAACCGAAGCGGTGACCGAAGCCCCGCGATGGTGGCGCCGCCCGACGGTGACGCAATTGCGCGCGAGCTCCGCGATGCCGAGCGTGTCCTCATCGGTCTCCGTCGGGAGTCCGGTGAGGAAGTAGAGCTTGACCCTTCTCCATCCCTGGGAAAAAGCCGACTCCACCGCGCCGTACAAGTCCTCTTCACGAATGAGCTTGTTGATGACCTGGCGCATCCGCCAGGTGCCGGCCTCGGGCGCAAAGGTGAGCCCGGTTCGGCGCACCTTCTGGATCTCCGACGCAACGCCGACGGTGAACGCGTCGACCCGCAGGCTGGGCAGGCTGACCGATACTTCCCCGTTGCAGGCGGGATCGTCGATTATCGAACGCACCACCGAGTCGATGCCCGAGAAGTCGGCGCTCGAGAGAGAAGTGAGGCTTACCTCGTCGTATCCGGTCCGGGCGAGTCCGTCGGACACCATTTGGGTCACCTGCTCCGCGGGTCGCTCGCGGACCGGCCTGGTGATCATCCCCGCCTGGCAAAATCGGCATCCCCTGGTGCAGCCCCTGAAGATTTCAACGTTCAGCCGGTCGTGGACAACCTCGGTCATGGGGACCAGCTGTTGTTTCGGGTAGAGCCATGCGGCGAGGTCGGCGATGGTGCGTTTTTCGACGCGCTCGGGCACGTCCGGATACTTCGGCGCCACGGAAACGAGAGCCGGCCCTTCGTAAACCACGTCGTAGCACGAGGGCACATACACCCCTGGCACTGACGCGAGCTCGCGCAGCAGGCGCTCTCGCGACCCGGGCGTACGACCCGAAGCCTTCCAGTCCCGCACCGCGGCGGTCATTTGTCCCACCGCTTCTTCGCCGTCACCGATGACGAACAGATCGACGAAGTCGGCAAGCGGTTCGGGATTGAAGGTGCAATGGCCGCCGGCGACAACGAGCGGGTGCTCTGGACCTCGATCGGCTGCGTGGATCGGGACCCCGGCGAGGTCGACGCAGTTCAGGAGGTTCGTGTAAACGAGCTCGGCCGAAAGATTGAAGGCGAGCAGGTCGAACTCCGCGGCTGGGCGGTGGCTGTCCACGGAGAACAGCGGTATCCCCCGCCGGCGCATCTCCGCCTCCATGTCCACCCAGGGTGCGTACGTTCGTTCGGCGCGGCTGTCATCGCGCTCGTTGAGGATCTCGTAGAGGATCTGGAGGCCCTGGTTCGGGAGGCCGATCTCGTAGGTGTCGGGATAGATCAAAAGCCACCCGACCAGCCCTTTTAGGCTTCCCGCCCCGACCGACCCGTCCTCGCAGCCTATGTACCGTGCCGGCTTCTGCACCCGGGCGAGAGCAGGCTCGATCTTGGGCCACAGGGACGTCATGTCCCCACCCAGTGTAGTGGTGCGGGTTAAGAGAACCTCCGCATGCGGACGCTGAGCACCAGGCCGAGGGCTGCGAAGGTGGCGATGACCGCCGAACCGCCGTAGCTCATCAGGGGCAGCGGGATCCCGGCGACGGGCATGATCCCCATGGTCATGCCGATGTTCTCGAACACCTGGAACGCGAGCATGGCCAGGACCCCGACGCAGACCAGGGTGCCGAATTTGTCCCGGGAGAGGGTCGCCGCCTGCCAGGTTCGCCAGATCACTAGCGCGAAGAGGAGAAGCAGCACCGCCGACCCGGCCAGCCCCAGCTGTTCACCTACTGCGGTGAAGATGAAGTCGGTCCGCTGCTCGGGCACGTAGGACAGGTTGGTCATCGTGCCCTTCCCGAGCCCGCGTCCGGTGAGACCGCCGTTGCCGATCGCCGTCTTCGCCTCGGCCAGGTTGTAGAGGTTGGCGCCGGCGGGCGAACGGAGCAGCGCAGCGTCGGGTTGGTTCGGGGAGTTGACGAACGAGGTGAGCCGCGCCTGCTGGTAGCTCTTCAGAACACCGAAGTGGACTACCCCGAACGCGAGCACCGACGCGATGAGGCCGAGCGCGACCAGGTGGCGAGCGGACGCGCCGCCGATCAGAAGGACGGCGACGAGCACCGCGGCGAGCACCAACGCGGTACCGAGGTCGGGCTGCTTGTAGATGAGAAGGAATGGGATCGCCGACAGCGCGAGCAACGCGACCAGAGCCCGGCCGCCGAGCTTGCCTCTTGCGGCCGCGCAGAAGCTCGCTAACGAAATGATCAACGCGATCTTCACGAACTCCGAAGGCTCCAACTGGTACGAACCGAACTGGAACCACGCCTGTGAGCCTTTGCTCTTGTGGCCGACGGCGAAAACCGCAAGCAGCAGGACTATCGAGAAGCCGTAGATCGCCGGCGCCCAGTCCCGGAGTAACCGGTAGTCGATCGCCGCGACCGCAAGCATCACAACGAGCCCCACCACCATGTAAGTCGCCTGCTTCTTCAGGTAGTAGGTCGGGCTCAGACCCGCCGCTTCGAGCTGGTCCCGCGTCGCGGTGTAGATCATCAGGCACCCGAACGCGCTGATCAGCCCCACGGCCCCGACGAGGAGCACGTCGACATGGCGCCAAACAGCCGGGATGACGTCACGGCGGACTGCGATGCCAGGGGCGGCCATCAGTTCTGACCTCCGGAGCCGGCGGTCGAGTAGGCGACCGGTTGGAGCGGAATGTTGAACAACTGGTCGTATATCTCCCTCACGACTGGGGCCGCGACCGAAGCGCCGTAGCCGGCCTCCTCTACGAACGCGTCGACCACGAACTGCGGGTTGGCGGCCGGAGCGAACGATGTGAACACCGACGTGCTCTGCCGCGGCGCATTGACCTGTGCGGTGCCGGTCTTGCCGGCGATGTCCATCTTGGCCAGCGGGGTGCCGGCGAAATCACCGTAGGCGGTGCCCTTCGGGTTGTTCACCGCACCACGAAAGCCGGTCAGCATCGCCGAGCGCCAGTCAGGCTGGAGCGTGACGGTGCGGGCGGTCTTGGAGGAAAAAGACTTCACGACCTTGCCGTCAGCCGTCTCCGAATCGAGCGCGAGTTGCGGGACCATGACTTTCCCTCCGTTGGCGAAGGTTGAGTACGCATTCGCGAGTTGGAGCGGCGTGACAGTAACCTCGTCCTGCCCGATCGCGACCTGGTCGCTGTTGCCGGGGAACCACGAAGCTTCACGGAACACTGCGGGGTCCAGCTGATGGTCCCTCACGTATGACTCAGGGGTCGGGATCTTCCCGGGTGCTTCATTCGGAAGATCGATGCCCGTGGGAGCGCCGAGACCGTACTGCTTGGCGATGTTCTGAAGGGCGTCGTCGCCGAACTGGTTCCGTCCGTACCAGAGCTTCAAACCGATGGTGTTGAAGAAGTTGTCGCT is a window encoding:
- a CDS encoding TIGR03960 family B12-binding radical SAM protein → MTSLWPKIEPALARVQKPARYIGCEDGSVGAGSLKGLVGWLLIYPDTYEIGLPNQGLQILYEILNERDDSRAERTYAPWVDMEAEMRRRGIPLFSVDSHRPAAEFDLLAFNLSAELVYTNLLNCVDLAGVPIHAADRGPEHPLVVAGGHCTFNPEPLADFVDLFVIGDGEEAVGQMTAAVRDWKASGRTPGSRERLLRELASVPGVYVPSCYDVVYEGPALVSVAPKYPDVPERVEKRTIADLAAWLYPKQQLVPMTEVVHDRLNVEIFRGCTRGCRFCQAGMITRPVRERPAEQVTQMVSDGLARTGYDEVSLTSLSSADFSGIDSVVRSIIDDPACNGEVSVSLPSLRVDAFTVGVASEIQKVRRTGLTFAPEAGTWRMRQVINKLIREEDLYGAVESAFSQGWRRVKLYFLTGLPTETDEDTLGIAELARNCVTVGRRHHRGASVTASVGGFVPKPQTPFQWFGQNTPEELRRKIGLLRSATRGDKGVQLRWHDPEASLAEGIASRGDRRVGAVIEEVWRRGGTFQEWSEMFSLDLWRDAMEAHGLSIDWYVHRHRERGEVLPWDHISAGLHDDFLWQEWEDALEASGTPDCRWTPCYDCGACTGYGIEHVVASAVAPAGGSQGTGQDLGSGGDVPVFLRPTVGAGARS
- a CDS encoding Rne/Rng family ribonuclease, producing the protein MTDSASARPDDYGHEHSSSDRGAQPPEQEGGSSSTPGTSSNSARRRRRGSRGGRNRNRSSDRATTAQSEDSGGEDRSNEAESTTTAAEATSPPDLTGVPPGPVVAADPPAKPKIGDTRPAPPPRSAPPVSSRQNGEPESAEGARSRRRRRGSRGRGPQGEHRPVEAVLVDEAVELDDETREKRRGRERKGRPVGRYLMVVHKGPSATQIAVLEGRSLIEHYVSRAADDATQIDGNIYLGRVQNVLPGMEAAFIDIGTPKNAVLYRGDVRYDKEDLEPTEAGASSPTRGQLAGAARDARIEQLLKTGQTILCQVTKNPIGTKGARLTQEVSLPGRFVVLIPNSDTYGISKRLPDEERKRLRKILDDIRPTGHGLIVRTAAEGATADELRRDVARLCQQWEKIDELAKTSRTPALLYREPDMAVRVIREEFNKDYRGVVIDDRALYEEVRDYVSSINPELADRVEWAGEAEDPLPVFERYHVHEQIHKALDRKVWLPSGGSLIIERTEALTVIDVNTGKNVGTSNLEETVFRNNLEATDEIARQLRLRDIGGIIVIDFIDMEIAGNRAEVVKRFRAALARDKTRTQVFDISELGLVEMTRKRISEGLVESFSETCPTCGGRGIIFDQSLL
- a CDS encoding TIGR03936 family radical SAM-associated protein; its protein translation is MSAVAASERIRVRIRFAKTGKIRWTSHRDVARMWERAFRRIKLPLAYSEGFSPRPKVSFGLALPTGYESVAEYIDVELVGKIDVAALPHRLSAALPEGVEASAAQVIPAGTPSLQEEVTSCTWRWAVVPSEGANPVSGEDLEARVARCMEATELPVTRSRKGAEQTDDIRPSIISIKLEGPAGRSNVMEGPAGPSNVMEGPDGLSDSGGFWLVGELACQPRSIRPSEVTLALGPGLEERLPRRLHQWIWRDGARTEPLVIEGRSGAIGARHAEVRAS
- the rodA gene encoding rod shape-determining protein RodA — protein: MAAPGIAVRRDVIPAVWRHVDVLLVGAVGLISAFGCLMIYTATRDQLEAAGLSPTYYLKKQATYMVVGLVVMLAVAAIDYRLLRDWAPAIYGFSIVLLLAVFAVGHKSKGSQAWFQFGSYQLEPSEFVKIALIISLASFCAAARGKLGGRALVALLALSAIPFLLIYKQPDLGTALVLAAVLVAVLLIGGASARHLVALGLIASVLAFGVVHFGVLKSYQQARLTSFVNSPNQPDAALLRSPAGANLYNLAEAKTAIGNGGLTGRGLGKGTMTNLSYVPEQRTDFIFTAVGEQLGLAGSAVLLLLFALVIWRTWQAATLSRDKFGTLVCVGVLAMLAFQVFENIGMTMGIMPVAGIPLPLMSYGGSAVIATFAALGLVLSVRMRRFS